A DNA window from Hevea brasiliensis isolate MT/VB/25A 57/8 chromosome 2, ASM3005281v1, whole genome shotgun sequence contains the following coding sequences:
- the LOC110671990 gene encoding zinc finger A20 and AN1 domain-containing stress-associated protein 7 encodes MESQQNKEPPLCANGCGFYGTIHNRNLCSKCYEEYQQQEENASSFLHEKVKCSRLLKRHQCSMLLVCNKSSTSSIALLSLAAETIVDSSDEPASKSPKNRCTSCNKRLGRLIGC; translated from the exons ATGGAGTCACAACAAAACAAGGAACCACCACTCTGCGCTAATGGCTGTGGCTTCTATGGAACAATACATAATCGAAATTTATGCTCCAAGTGTTATGAAGAATACCAACAGCAAGAAGAGAATGCTTCTAGTTTCTTGCACGAGAAAGTTAAATGCTCAAGGCTGCTGAAGCGCCATCAGTGTAGTATGTTACTAGTATGT AATAAAAGCAGCACTTCCTCCATAGCCCTGCTTTCATTGGCTGCTGAAACTATTGTGGATTCAAGTGATGAACCTGCTTCAAAAAGCCCAAAGAATCGGTGCACTAGCTGCAACAAGAGGCTAGGACGATTAATCGGTTGCTAG